A window of Candidatus Hydrogenedentota bacterium contains these coding sequences:
- the sppA gene encoding signal peptide peptidase SppA: AGSSRSGPSTQGEDEFPAFAETHSWGTGTAKVVRIAFTGILTRQLDGGLFGSTDPVESTLRQIRAARQDEEVAGILLEIDSPGGEVTASDEIHRELLRFKESREGRVLTVLVHDLAASGGFYIALPADRIVAQPTAMVGSIGVLMQTLNIQGLGEKLGVTDTTIKSGRNKDMLNPFRPVDPEQVRLLQTSVDAMHDRFVELVAEGRNLSKTKVRALADGRLFTAREALDLRLVDAIGYWEDALAETAGLLGVETVRVVAYRDDTGLLAQFFGVRSPLPGLHALLSAAAVPRRLYLWRP; encoded by the coding sequence GCCGGCTCGTCCCGCTCCGGCCCCTCCACGCAGGGCGAAGACGAATTCCCGGCCTTCGCCGAGACCCATTCCTGGGGCACCGGCACCGCCAAGGTCGTGCGCATCGCCTTCACCGGCATTCTGACCCGCCAGCTCGACGGGGGACTCTTCGGGAGCACCGACCCCGTCGAATCCACCCTCCGCCAGATCCGCGCCGCCAGGCAGGATGAAGAGGTCGCCGGCATCCTGCTCGAAATCGATTCGCCCGGCGGCGAAGTCACCGCCTCCGACGAAATCCACCGCGAGCTGTTGCGGTTCAAGGAAAGCCGGGAGGGCCGGGTCCTTACCGTCCTGGTGCATGACCTCGCGGCGTCGGGCGGGTTTTATATCGCCCTGCCCGCCGACCGCATCGTCGCCCAGCCCACCGCCATGGTCGGCTCTATCGGCGTGCTCATGCAGACGCTGAACATCCAGGGACTCGGCGAAAAGCTCGGCGTGACCGACACCACCATCAAGTCCGGCCGCAACAAGGACATGCTTAATCCCTTCCGCCCGGTGGACCCCGAGCAGGTCCGGCTGCTGCAGACCTCCGTGGACGCCATGCATGACCGCTTCGTGGAACTGGTCGCCGAGGGCCGGAACCTCTCCAAAACCAAGGTGCGCGCCCTGGCCGACGGCCGGCTGTTCACCGCCCGCGAGGCGTTGGACCTGCGCCTGGTGGATGCCATCGGCTACTGGGAGGACGCGCTGGCCGAAACCGCCGGCCTCCTCGGCGTGGAAACCGTCCGGGTGGTGGCCTACCGCGACGACACCGGCCTGCTGGCGCAGTTCTTCGGCGTGCGCAGCCCCCTGCCCGGCCTCCACGCCCTGCTGTCCGCCGCCGCCGTCCCCCGCCGCCTCTACCTCTGGCGGCCTTGA